In a single window of the Limnohabitans sp. 2KL-27 genome:
- the bamC gene encoding outer membrane protein assembly factor BamC → MPLFSTSCQTVQRTALVAALAISVSACSILEEDKVDYKSAAKAPTLEIPPDLSQLRRDSRYAMESNSATASGFQSAGARVADAGTAANSLGDVRLERQGNQRWLVVARPADKVWEPLKEFWTSNGFVLTTDSPDVGIMETDWAENRAKIPQDLIRRTLGKMLDSLYSTGERDKFRTRVERNAQGGVEIYITHRGMAENYTSSQKEQTIWQPRASDPELEIEFLRRLMVKLGASPEAAKTAAAGATPVQAATVTTLDGQATIQINDTLDRAWRRTGVALDRTGFTVEDRDRSKGVYFVRYVTPGTTGDQEPGFLARMFSSKKEQVALSRYRIALTDNGSTSFVRVQNANGQPETSGNAERILKLLANELR, encoded by the coding sequence TTGCCCCTTTTCTCGACGTCTTGCCAAACTGTCCAACGCACGGCCCTGGTTGCGGCCTTGGCCATTTCGGTCAGTGCTTGCTCCATTCTGGAAGAAGACAAGGTGGACTACAAAAGCGCGGCCAAGGCGCCCACACTGGAGATCCCACCCGACCTGAGCCAGCTGCGCCGAGACTCCCGCTACGCGATGGAGAGCAACTCCGCTACAGCTTCCGGCTTCCAAAGCGCCGGTGCACGCGTGGCCGATGCCGGCACCGCCGCGAACAGCTTGGGCGATGTGCGCCTAGAGCGCCAAGGCAACCAGCGCTGGCTGGTGGTCGCACGCCCGGCCGACAAGGTGTGGGAGCCTTTGAAGGAATTTTGGACCAGCAATGGCTTTGTCCTGACCACCGATTCCCCGGATGTGGGGATCATGGAAACCGACTGGGCTGAGAACCGCGCCAAAATTCCCCAAGACCTGATTCGCCGGACCTTGGGCAAGATGCTCGACTCCTTGTATTCAACGGGTGAGCGTGACAAATTCCGCACCCGCGTGGAGCGCAATGCACAAGGTGGCGTTGAGATTTACATCACCCACCGGGGCATGGCCGAGAACTACACCAGCTCACAAAAAGAACAGACCATCTGGCAACCCCGCGCCAGCGATCCCGAACTCGAAATCGAGTTTCTGCGTCGCCTGATGGTGAAACTGGGCGCTTCCCCCGAAGCCGCCAAAACAGCCGCCGCCGGTGCAACACCTGTCCAAGCGGCCACCGTCACCACCCTGGATGGACAAGCCACCATCCAAATCAATGACACACTGGACCGCGCTTGGCGGCGTACCGGCGTGGCGCTGGACCGCACCGGCTTCACAGTGGAAGACCGCGACCGCAGCAAAGGGGTCTATTTCGTTCGCTATGTGACGCCCGGCACCACCGGCGACCAGGAGCCCGGCTTTTTGGCCCGCATGTTCAGCAGCAAGAAAGAACAAGTGGCCTTGTCACGCTACCGAATCGCTTTGACCGACAATGGCAGCACCAGCTTTGTGCGTGTGCAAAATGCCAACGGTCAGCCTGAGACCTCGGGCAATGCCGAGCGCATCCTGAAGTTGTTGGCCAACGAACTGCGCTGA
- the dapA gene encoding 4-hydroxy-tetrahydrodipicolinate synthase encodes MTTEFRPIRGSIPALITPMLEDGKVDYPTLRKLIDWHVAEGTDAIVVVGTSGESPTVTVDEHCEIIRVSVEQAAKRIPIIAGCGANSTAEAINLAKFAQKVGADAQLQVVPYYNKPTQEGLYQHFKAIAEAVPTLPVILYNVPGRTVADLQHETVLRLAQVPGIIGIKEATSNIERAQWLIRDVPKEFAVFSGDDATAVALMLCGGAGNISVTANVAPRLMHELCMAATRGDVKEAMRIQFQLMPMHKNLFVEANPIPVKWAMQRMGLSGPTLRLPMTELSASQQPVVEAALQASGLI; translated from the coding sequence ATGACCACCGAATTTCGCCCCATCCGAGGCAGCATTCCTGCCCTGATCACCCCCATGCTCGAAGACGGCAAAGTGGATTACCCCACCTTGCGAAAACTGATCGACTGGCATGTGGCCGAAGGCACCGATGCCATCGTGGTGGTGGGCACATCGGGCGAATCGCCCACTGTGACCGTGGACGAGCACTGCGAAATCATCCGTGTCTCGGTCGAACAAGCGGCCAAACGCATCCCCATCATTGCCGGTTGTGGCGCGAACTCCACTGCCGAAGCGATCAATCTGGCCAAATTTGCACAAAAAGTCGGCGCTGACGCCCAGCTGCAAGTGGTTCCGTACTACAACAAACCCACCCAAGAAGGCCTTTACCAGCACTTCAAAGCCATTGCCGAGGCCGTGCCGACGCTGCCCGTGATTCTGTACAACGTGCCAGGCCGCACCGTGGCCGATCTTCAACACGAGACCGTGCTGCGCCTGGCCCAAGTCCCAGGCATCATCGGCATCAAGGAAGCCACCAGCAACATCGAGCGCGCCCAGTGGCTCATCCGTGACGTCCCCAAAGAATTTGCGGTATTTTCAGGCGATGATGCAACGGCTGTGGCCCTGATGCTGTGCGGCGGAGCCGGCAACATCAGCGTGACCGCCAACGTGGCGCCGCGGCTCATGCATGAACTGTGCATGGCAGCAACCCGTGGCGACGTCAAAGAAGCCATGCGCATCCAGTTCCAGCTGATGCCCATGCACAAAAATCTGTTTGTCGAAGCCAACCCCATTCCCGTGAAATGGGCCATGCAGCGCATGGGCCTGAGCGGCCCCACCTTGCGCTTGCCGATGACCGAATTGTCCGCGTCGCAACAACCTGTTGTCGAGGCCGCACTCCAGGCCAGTGGCCTGATTTGA
- a CDS encoding bifunctional 2-polyprenyl-6-hydroxyphenol methylase/3-demethylubiquinol 3-O-methyltransferase UbiG, with protein sequence MHGTENPSAWLERWAHLIAPSSRVLDVACGAGRHMRWLAAQGHRVQGVDRNPEALALAQAHGEVTCADIENGPWPFTGQTFGCVLVTHYLWRPLMPVILNSVAPGGVLIYETFAAGNETVGKPSRPDFLLHTGELLTATTGLRTVAYEDGFESSPDRFVQRIAAVRPLTSGDAQRWSLRPD encoded by the coding sequence ATGCACGGTACCGAAAACCCCTCGGCCTGGCTTGAGCGCTGGGCCCATTTGATCGCTCCGAGCAGCCGCGTGCTCGATGTGGCGTGCGGTGCGGGACGCCACATGCGTTGGCTGGCAGCACAAGGCCACCGTGTGCAGGGTGTGGACCGCAACCCTGAAGCACTGGCCTTGGCCCAGGCTCACGGGGAGGTCACCTGCGCCGACATTGAAAACGGCCCCTGGCCCTTCACTGGGCAAACCTTCGGCTGCGTCCTGGTCACCCATTACCTGTGGCGACCGCTGATGCCCGTCATCCTGAACAGCGTGGCCCCGGGCGGCGTCTTGATCTACGAAACCTTTGCCGCCGGCAATGAAACAGTCGGCAAACCCTCTCGCCCCGACTTTTTGCTGCACACGGGTGAACTGCTCACGGCGACCACAGGTCTGCGCACCGTGGCTTACGAAGATGGTTTTGAGTCATCGCCAGACCGGTTTGTGCAACGCATTGCGGCCGTCCGGCCCCTGACATCGGGCGACGCACAGCGCTGGTCTTTGCGCCCTGACTGA
- a CDS encoding MFS transporter: MQHKPLSLTQVLICGAAIVTLSMGIRHGFGLWLQPITQAQGWGRQEFAFAMAIQNLAWGFMGIFAGMVADKFGAFRVIAWGAVIYGVGLLGMAWATDPWVFALFTGVIIGTAQAGTTYAVIYGVIGRNVPAERRSWAMGVAAAAGSFGQFLMVPVEGLLISQMGWQTALVILAASAMLIIPLAWGLREPAMNTPGQVKRDQTIAQALKEAFKYPSFQLLMAGYFVCGFQVVFIGVHMPSYLKDHGLAPQVASYALALIGLFNVFGTYIAGTLGQKMAKKKILAFIYAARSVAIVLFLLAPLTPTSVYLFSAVMGLLWLSTVPPTNAAVAQIFGISHLSMLSGFIFFSHQIGSFMGVWLGGYLYDKTGSYDIVWYLAIALGVFAALVNLPVRESPIQRPTPQTA; this comes from the coding sequence ATGCAACACAAACCCCTTTCCCTGACCCAGGTGCTGATTTGCGGCGCGGCCATCGTCACCCTGTCCATGGGCATTCGCCACGGCTTTGGTCTGTGGCTTCAGCCCATCACCCAAGCCCAAGGTTGGGGCCGCCAGGAATTCGCCTTTGCCATGGCCATCCAGAACTTGGCCTGGGGCTTCATGGGCATCTTTGCAGGCATGGTGGCCGACAAGTTCGGCGCTTTTCGCGTGATTGCATGGGGTGCCGTGATCTACGGTGTGGGCTTGCTGGGCATGGCCTGGGCCACCGACCCGTGGGTGTTTGCCCTGTTCACCGGCGTCATCATCGGCACGGCCCAAGCTGGAACGACCTACGCGGTCATTTACGGCGTGATTGGCCGCAACGTGCCTGCCGAACGCCGTTCGTGGGCCATGGGCGTGGCTGCGGCGGCCGGCAGTTTTGGCCAATTTTTGATGGTGCCCGTCGAGGGCCTGCTGATCAGCCAAATGGGCTGGCAAACCGCTTTGGTCATTTTGGCGGCGTCGGCGATGCTGATCATCCCTTTGGCTTGGGGCTTGCGTGAACCGGCCATGAATACCCCAGGCCAGGTCAAGCGTGACCAGACCATTGCTCAGGCTTTGAAGGAAGCATTCAAATACCCCAGTTTTCAGCTGCTGATGGCGGGTTATTTTGTGTGCGGTTTTCAGGTCGTGTTCATCGGCGTGCACATGCCCAGCTACCTGAAAGACCATGGCTTGGCCCCCCAGGTGGCCAGTTATGCGCTGGCCTTGATCGGCTTGTTCAATGTGTTTGGCACCTACATCGCCGGCACCTTGGGCCAAAAAATGGCCAAGAAAAAGATCTTGGCCTTCATTTACGCGGCCCGCTCGGTGGCCATTGTGTTGTTTTTGCTGGCGCCGCTCACCCCCACCAGTGTGTATCTGTTCTCTGCGGTGATGGGCTTGCTGTGGTTGTCCACCGTGCCGCCCACCAATGCGGCCGTGGCCCAGATTTTTGGCATCTCCCACCTGTCCATGCTCAGCGGTTTCATATTTTTCAGCCACCAGATTGGCTCCTTCATGGGCGTGTGGCTGGGCGGCTATCTGTATGACAAGACCGGCAGCTACGACATCGTCTGGTACTTGGCCATTGCACTGGGCGTGTTTGCCGCCCTGGTGAACCTGCCCGTACGTGAAAGCCCGATCCAACGCCCAACACCCCAAACTGCATGA
- a CDS encoding DNA topoisomerase IV subunit B has product MATQSPVKTPPEYSEGSIRVLKGLEPVKQRPGMYTRTDNPLHIIQEVLDNAADEALAGHGKKIKVILHVDGSVSIEDDGRGIPFGLHPEENAPVIELVFTRLHAGGKFDKGQGGAYSFSGGLHGVGVSVTNALSKRLEATSYREGQVATLVFSGGDVTEPLVKRATGEGDRKQGTTVRAWPDAKYFESSALPMNELTHLLRSKAVLMPGVTVTLVNEKTKETQQWQYKAGLRDYLTQTLNGDPVIPLFEGEGFADANHDSFAEGEGASWAVAFTEDGAPVRESYVNLIPTSAGGTHDSGLRDGLFTAVKSFIELHGLLPKGVKLMPEDVFARASYVLSAKVLDPQFQGQIKERLNSRDAVRLVSSFVRPALELWLNEHVDYGKKLAELAIKAAQTRQKASQKVEKRKSSGVAVLPGKLTDCESKDILHNEVFLVEGDSAGGSAKMGRNKESQAILPLRGKVLNTWEVDRDRLFANNEIHDISVAIGVDPHGPNDSPDMSNLRYGKVCILSDADVDGSHIQVLLLTLFFRHFPKLIEAGHLYVARPPLFRVDAPARGKKPASKAYALDEGELTAIIDKLRKDGVKEGGWSISRFKGLGEMSAEQLWDTTLNPDTRRLLPIALGPLDNAGTENLMTQLMGKGEAAARRELMELHGDSIEIDV; this is encoded by the coding sequence ATGGCCACCCAATCTCCCGTCAAAACCCCTCCCGAATATTCCGAAGGCTCGATCCGCGTCCTGAAGGGCCTGGAGCCCGTCAAGCAACGCCCGGGCATGTACACCCGCACCGACAACCCCCTGCACATCATTCAGGAAGTGTTGGACAACGCCGCCGACGAGGCGCTTGCGGGTCACGGCAAAAAGATCAAAGTCATCCTGCACGTGGATGGCTCGGTCAGCATCGAAGACGATGGCCGGGGCATTCCCTTTGGCCTGCACCCCGAAGAAAACGCCCCGGTGATCGAGTTGGTGTTCACCCGATTGCACGCGGGTGGCAAGTTCGACAAGGGCCAAGGCGGGGCTTACAGCTTCTCGGGCGGCCTGCACGGCGTGGGCGTGTCGGTGACCAACGCACTCTCCAAGCGCCTGGAGGCCACCAGCTACCGCGAAGGCCAAGTGGCCACGCTGGTGTTCTCGGGCGGCGACGTGACCGAGCCGCTGGTCAAGCGCGCGACAGGCGAAGGCGACCGCAAACAAGGCACCACCGTGCGCGCCTGGCCGGACGCCAAATACTTCGAATCCAGCGCCCTGCCCATGAACGAGCTGACGCACCTGCTGCGCAGCAAAGCCGTGCTCATGCCGGGCGTGACGGTGACCTTGGTGAATGAAAAAACCAAGGAAACCCAGCAGTGGCAATACAAAGCGGGTTTGCGCGATTACCTGACGCAGACCCTGAACGGCGACCCGGTCATCCCTTTGTTTGAAGGCGAAGGCTTTGCCGACGCCAACCACGACAGCTTTGCCGAAGGCGAGGGTGCTTCGTGGGCTGTGGCCTTCACAGAAGATGGCGCACCGGTGCGTGAGAGTTACGTCAACCTGATCCCCACCAGCGCTGGCGGTACGCACGACAGCGGCCTGCGCGACGGCCTGTTCACCGCCGTCAAGAGCTTTATTGAGTTGCATGGCCTTCTGCCCAAGGGCGTCAAGCTCATGCCCGAGGACGTGTTTGCCCGCGCCAGCTATGTGCTGAGCGCCAAGGTGCTCGACCCGCAGTTCCAGGGCCAGATCAAGGAGCGCCTGAATTCGCGCGACGCGGTGCGTTTGGTGTCCAGCTTTGTGCGCCCGGCCCTGGAGCTTTGGCTCAATGAGCATGTGGACTACGGCAAAAAGCTCGCCGAGCTGGCCATCAAAGCCGCCCAAACCCGTCAAAAAGCCAGCCAGAAGGTCGAAAAACGCAAGAGTTCGGGCGTGGCCGTGCTGCCCGGCAAGCTGACCGATTGCGAGAGCAAAGACATCCTGCACAATGAGGTGTTCTTGGTCGAGGGCGACTCGGCCGGCGGCAGCGCCAAGATGGGCCGCAACAAAGAAAGCCAGGCCATCTTGCCTCTGCGCGGCAAGGTGCTCAACACTTGGGAAGTGGACCGCGACCGTTTGTTTGCCAACAACGAAATCCACGACATCTCGGTGGCCATTGGCGTCGACCCGCACGGCCCCAACGATTCGCCTGACATGAGCAACCTGCGCTACGGCAAGGTGTGCATCTTGTCGGACGCCGATGTAGACGGCTCGCACATCCAAGTGCTGTTGCTCACGCTGTTTTTCCGCCACTTCCCCAAGCTGATCGAAGCGGGGCACCTGTATGTGGCGCGCCCTCCGCTGTTTCGCGTGGATGCGCCGGCGCGCGGCAAAAAGCCCGCGTCCAAAGCGTATGCGCTGGACGAAGGCGAGCTCACCGCCATCATCGACAAACTGCGCAAGGACGGCGTCAAAGAAGGTGGCTGGAGCATCAGCCGATTCAAGGGTTTGGGCGAGATGAGCGCCGAGCAGCTGTGGGACACCACGCTCAACCCCGACACGCGCCGCCTGTTGCCGATCGCGCTGGGCCCGCTGGACAACGCGGGCACTGAAAATCTGATGACCCAGCTCATGGGCAAAGGCGAAGCCGCCGCCCGCCGAGAGCTGATGGAGCTGCACGGCGACAGCATCGAAATCGACGTGTGA
- the parC gene encoding DNA topoisomerase IV subunit A: MTTDLLTPEPSAAPEGDHLGAYAQRAYLEYALSVVKGRALPDVCDGQKPVQRRILYSMDRMGLSYSGPNNNTAAKPVKSARVVGDVLGRYHPHGDTAAYDALVRMAQDFSQRYPLIDGQGNFGSRDGDGAAAMRYTEARLSRITSLLLDEIDMGTVDFIPNYDGSTEEPRQLPARLPFSLLNGASGIAVGLATEIPSHNLREVADACVALIKNDKLSDSELLAIVPGPDYPGGGQIISPASDIADAYRTGRGSLKVRARWKIEELARGQWQLVVTELPQGVSSQRVLEEIEELTNPKVKAGKKALSADQVQLKASILNVLDVVRDESSKDAAVRLVFEPKTSRIEQGELITALLAHTSLETSAPINMTSVGIDGKPIQKSLRQMLVEWSSFRQTTITRRSQHRLNKVLDRIHILEGRQLVLLNIDEVIRIIRHSDEPKPALIEAFKLSDRQAEDILEIRLRQLARLEAIKIEQELSELRGEQGKLEEILGSPAALRRLMVKEIEADAKTFADPRRTLIQEEKKAVAEVKVVDEPVTVVVSEKGWVRARTGHGHDATSFAFKAGDGLYGTFECRTVDTLLIFGSNGRIYSVAVATLPGARGDGQPVTTLIELEATTQIAHYFAGPAHATLLLSGSGGYGFMASVENMVSRNKAGKAFISLGDGETVCAPSHVSGSSATVPADKQPLLSATSVCCASTGGRVLTFEIGELKTMEKGGRGLMLIDLEAKDSLAGAAAYTRSVKIAGIGRGGKDREETLEIRSLNNAKVARAKKGKVADLGFKPNRVTRVE; the protein is encoded by the coding sequence ATGACCACTGATTTGTTGACCCCCGAACCCAGTGCCGCCCCCGAAGGTGACCACCTGGGCGCTTACGCCCAACGGGCTTATTTGGAATACGCGCTGTCTGTTGTCAAAGGCCGTGCCTTGCCCGATGTGTGCGACGGTCAAAAGCCGGTGCAGCGGCGCATTTTGTATTCGATGGACCGCATGGGTTTGTCCTACAGCGGCCCGAACAACAACACCGCGGCCAAACCTGTCAAAAGCGCCCGTGTGGTGGGCGATGTGCTGGGCCGTTACCACCCGCACGGTGACACAGCAGCTTATGACGCCTTGGTGCGCATGGCGCAAGACTTTTCGCAGCGCTACCCGCTGATCGATGGGCAGGGCAACTTTGGCTCTCGCGACGGCGATGGCGCAGCCGCCATGCGTTACACCGAAGCACGCTTGTCGCGCATCACCAGCTTGCTGCTGGATGAGATCGACATGGGCACGGTGGACTTCATCCCAAACTACGACGGCTCCACCGAGGAACCCCGCCAGCTGCCCGCCCGCTTGCCTTTCAGCTTGCTCAATGGCGCCAGCGGCATCGCCGTGGGTCTGGCCACCGAAATCCCCAGCCACAACCTGCGCGAAGTGGCCGACGCTTGCGTGGCCCTGATCAAAAACGACAAGCTGAGCGACAGCGAGTTGCTGGCCATCGTCCCCGGCCCGGACTACCCCGGTGGTGGCCAGATCATCAGCCCGGCCAGCGACATCGCCGACGCCTACCGCACCGGTCGCGGCAGCCTGAAGGTGCGCGCCCGCTGGAAGATCGAAGAGCTCGCCCGTGGCCAGTGGCAGCTGGTGGTGACCGAGTTGCCACAAGGCGTGAGCTCGCAGCGCGTGCTCGAAGAGATCGAAGAGCTCACCAACCCCAAGGTCAAAGCCGGTAAAAAAGCGCTCAGCGCCGACCAAGTCCAGCTCAAAGCCAGCATCCTCAATGTGCTCGATGTGGTGCGCGACGAGTCCAGCAAAGACGCCGCCGTGCGCCTGGTGTTCGAGCCCAAGACCAGCCGCATCGAACAGGGTGAACTCATCACGGCCTTGCTGGCGCACACCAGCTTGGAAACATCGGCCCCGATCAACATGACCTCGGTCGGCATCGACGGCAAGCCCATCCAGAAATCGCTGCGCCAGATGTTGGTGGAGTGGAGCAGCTTCCGCCAGACCACCATCACCCGCCGCAGCCAGCACCGCTTGAACAAGGTGCTGGACCGCATCCATATTCTGGAAGGCCGTCAGCTGGTGCTGCTGAACATCGACGAGGTGATCCGCATCATCCGCCACAGCGACGAGCCCAAGCCCGCGCTGATCGAAGCCTTCAAGCTCAGCGACCGCCAAGCCGAAGACATCCTGGAAATCCGCCTGCGCCAACTGGCCCGTTTGGAGGCCATCAAGATCGAGCAAGAACTGAGCGAACTGCGCGGTGAGCAGGGCAAGCTCGAAGAAATTCTGGGCAGTCCCGCCGCGCTGCGCCGCCTGATGGTCAAGGAGATCGAAGCCGATGCCAAGACCTTTGCCGACCCGCGCCGCACCCTGATCCAGGAAGAGAAAAAAGCCGTGGCCGAAGTCAAGGTGGTGGACGAGCCGGTGACGGTGGTGGTGTCGGAAAAAGGCTGGGTGCGCGCCCGCACCGGCCATGGCCACGACGCCACCAGCTTCGCCTTCAAGGCGGGCGACGGCCTGTATGGCACCTTCGAATGCCGCACGGTGGACACGCTGCTGATCTTCGGCAGCAATGGGCGCATTTACAGCGTGGCCGTGGCCACCTTGCCCGGCGCACGGGGTGACGGCCAGCCGGTGACCACACTGATCGAGCTGGAAGCCACCACGCAAATTGCCCACTACTTTGCAGGTCCGGCCCACGCCACGCTGCTGCTCAGCGGCTCTGGCGGTTACGGTTTCATGGCCTCGGTAGAAAACATGGTCTCGCGCAACAAAGCGGGCAAAGCCTTCATCAGCCTGGGTGACGGTGAAACCGTCTGCGCCCCCAGCCACGTGAGCGGCTCCAGCGCCACCGTGCCCGCGGACAAACAGCCCCTGCTCAGCGCCACCAGCGTCTGCTGCGCCAGCACGGGCGGCCGTGTGCTGACTTTTGAAATCGGCGAACTCAAGACCATGGAAAAAGGCGGCCGGGGCCTGATGCTCATCGACCTCGAAGCCAAAGACAGCTTGGCGGGCGCCGCGGCCTACACCCGCAGCGTCAAGATCGCGGGCATTGGCCGGGGTGGCAAGGACCGCGAGGAAACCCTGGAAATTCGCAGCCTGAACAACGCCAAGGTCGCTCGCGCCAAAAAAGGCAAAGTGGCCGATCTGGGCTTCAAGCCCAACCGCGTGACGCGGGTGGAGTGA
- a CDS encoding DUF1993 family protein, giving the protein MPLSMSSASLPVCTRMLKNLSHILTKAEQFVEAKKIDPSALTTYRLAPDMLPFTRQVLIACDAVKNGVARLSGLEAPKFEDTETTLAQLQERIQKTLAFIATVPTSALDGTEDKEITFPAGPGKTRTLKGQDYLTGWMLPNMYFHITTAYTILRHNGVEVGKADYLMGAQG; this is encoded by the coding sequence ATGCCCCTTTCCATGTCCAGCGCCAGCTTGCCCGTTTGCACCCGCATGCTGAAGAACCTGAGCCACATCCTGACCAAGGCCGAACAATTTGTCGAAGCCAAAAAGATCGACCCTTCAGCGCTCACCACCTACCGCCTGGCACCCGACATGCTCCCCTTTACCCGGCAGGTGCTGATCGCTTGCGACGCGGTGAAGAACGGCGTGGCCCGCTTGTCAGGTCTGGAAGCGCCCAAGTTTGAAGACACCGAAACCACGCTGGCCCAGCTGCAAGAACGCATCCAGAAGACCTTGGCCTTCATCGCCACCGTGCCCACCTCGGCGCTCGACGGCACCGAAGACAAGGAGATCACCTTTCCTGCCGGTCCAGGCAAAACCCGCACCCTCAAGGGCCAGGACTACCTGACAGGCTGGATGCTGCCCAATATGTACTTCCACATCACCACGGCTTACACGATCCTGCGCCACAACGGTGTGGAGGTGGGCAAGGCGGATTACCTGATGGGCGCGCAGGGCTGA
- a CDS encoding Crp/Fnr family transcriptional regulator, whose protein sequence is MPSPSPRTPTKSRTNSKRAPVFKELDADELKKDWAQNSGLTTRSTQALQSVGVLRTWNDGQVLLSRGQPTSAAWLVVSGRVRISVITSDGEEQLLRWMLPGEIAGLSSVFAQATNPADMVSHGLTQVLHIERARLIELIGRDPVVALDLLRILGLRINQLFDTLADQGMHSLEQRVWAALERIAKFNSVAVPDGVMLRVSQSDLAQASSASRQRVNQQLRHFQEQGLIRLGYRNIVLLRR, encoded by the coding sequence ATGCCATCGCCATCCCCGCGCACACCGACCAAAAGCCGAACCAACAGCAAGCGCGCTCCTGTTTTCAAAGAGCTGGACGCTGATGAACTCAAGAAGGACTGGGCGCAAAACTCAGGCCTGACAACGCGCTCGACCCAAGCGCTGCAAAGCGTGGGCGTGCTGCGTACTTGGAACGATGGCCAGGTCTTGCTCAGCCGGGGCCAACCCACCTCGGCGGCATGGCTGGTTGTCAGTGGCCGCGTGCGCATCAGCGTGATCACCTCGGATGGCGAGGAGCAATTGCTGCGCTGGATGTTGCCCGGTGAAATCGCGGGCTTGAGCTCGGTGTTTGCCCAAGCCACCAATCCGGCCGACATGGTTTCCCATGGTTTGACGCAGGTCTTGCACATCGAACGCGCCCGATTGATTGAACTCATTGGGCGCGATCCGGTGGTAGCGCTGGACCTGCTGCGTATCCTGGGCCTGCGCATCAACCAGTTGTTTGACACCCTGGCCGACCAAGGCATGCACAGCCTGGAGCAACGTGTTTGGGCCGCACTGGAGCGCATTGCCAAATTCAACAGCGTGGCCGTGCCCGACGGGGTGATGCTGCGCGTGAGCCAGTCCGACCTGGCGCAAGCTTCCTCCGCATCACGCCAACGCGTCAACCAGCAGCTGCGGCACTTTCAGGAGCAAGGCCTGATCCGTTTGGGTTACCGTAACATCGTGTTGCTGCGCCGCTGA
- a CDS encoding ABC transporter substrate-binding protein: protein MKFSAPAFVRTTLGAIALTLGASAMAQSVVRFQDYPGTGNLLVRVAQEQGFCQQAGIRCELRTIAGGPLGMQTMLSGDIEVFFGPTEVAVAAVARKAPISIIAAGFVDPVFFMAAGAKTELETEKEGYPGVVKSFKGKKIGVTQRGSGAEFQVIDMLADVGLTANDVTFVAVGAPDTAFPALTRGQVDLIMTFPPADGMCEVLKACRLVVDPRKGQGPKSMLATRGGAGAMAVKTDWAAAHPQTVAAIRRMLDLSDAFVSNPANFGKTLEILRKTFALQLPNADQIAEVSLRNSISNFKARGTVPAMQAVADAMTENKLLPVKVNMAPAVLP from the coding sequence ATGAAATTTTCTGCCCCTGCATTTGTACGCACCACCTTGGGTGCCATCGCCTTGACCCTCGGTGCCAGCGCCATGGCGCAGTCCGTGGTCCGCTTCCAAGACTATCCTGGCACCGGCAATCTGTTGGTGCGTGTGGCCCAAGAGCAAGGCTTCTGCCAGCAAGCGGGTATTCGCTGCGAACTGCGCACCATAGCGGGCGGTCCACTGGGCATGCAGACCATGCTCTCGGGTGACATCGAAGTGTTTTTTGGTCCGACCGAAGTGGCGGTGGCCGCCGTGGCCCGCAAGGCCCCCATTTCCATCATTGCCGCAGGCTTCGTTGATCCGGTGTTTTTCATGGCCGCAGGTGCAAAAACCGAATTGGAAACAGAAAAAGAAGGCTACCCCGGTGTGGTCAAGTCCTTCAAGGGCAAGAAAATCGGCGTGACCCAGCGTGGCTCGGGCGCTGAATTCCAAGTCATCGACATGCTTGCGGATGTGGGCCTGACCGCGAACGACGTGACCTTTGTGGCCGTGGGTGCGCCCGACACCGCCTTTCCTGCGCTCACGCGCGGCCAGGTCGACCTGATCATGACCTTCCCGCCCGCCGATGGCATGTGTGAAGTGCTCAAGGCCTGCCGCCTGGTGGTTGACCCTCGCAAAGGGCAAGGACCCAAGAGCATGCTGGCGACCCGGGGAGGCGCTGGCGCCATGGCGGTGAAGACCGACTGGGCGGCGGCCCATCCGCAAACGGTGGCCGCCATCCGCAGGATGCTGGACTTGTCGGATGCCTTTGTGTCCAACCCAGCCAACTTCGGCAAGACACTGGAGATCCTGCGCAAGACCTTTGCCCTGCAATTGCCCAACGCAGACCAGATCGCTGAGGTGAGCCTGCGCAACTCCATCAGCAACTTCAAGGCCCGTGGCACCGTGCCCGCCATGCAGGCGGTGGCCGATGCCATGACCGAAAACAAGCTGCTGCCGGTCAAAGTGAACATGGCACCAGCGGTCTTGCCTTGA